From Curtobacterium sp. SGAir0471, the proteins below share one genomic window:
- the guaB gene encoding IMP dehydrogenase, whose product MDQPDPFGFIGLTYDDVMLLPGHTDVIPSEASTTSRLTKRIDVHVPLLSAAMDTVTEARMAIAMARQGGIGILHRNMSIEDQAAYVDKVKRSESGMITNPVTTSPDATVAEVDAVCGQFRVSGLPVVEADGTLVGIITNRDMRFVAPFEMGTTLVRDVMTKAPLITAAEGIDPEDAVAIFAQHKIEKLPLVDAAGKLRGLITVKDFDKSEKYPDATKDDEGRLRVGAAIGFFGDAWQRAEALRDAGVDVLVVDTANGESEGVLDMVRRLKADPSFAGIDVIGGNVATRQGAQALIDAGVDAVKVGVGPGSICTTRVVAGVGVPQVTAVYEASLAAREAGVPVIADGGLQYSGDIAKALVAGADTVMLGSLLAGTDESPGELVFVGGKQYKAYRGMGSLGALQTRGEKTSYSKDRYFQADVPSDEKLIPEGIEGQVPYRGSVANAVYQLVGGLRQSMFYVGGRTVPELKARGKFVRITAAGLKESHPHDIKMVVEAPNYRG is encoded by the coding sequence ATGGACCAGCCGGATCCGTTCGGATTCATCGGACTCACGTACGACGACGTCATGCTCCTGCCCGGGCACACCGACGTCATCCCGAGCGAGGCGTCCACGACGTCCCGGCTCACCAAGCGCATCGACGTGCACGTCCCGCTGCTGTCGGCGGCGATGGACACCGTGACCGAGGCCCGCATGGCGATCGCCATGGCCCGTCAGGGCGGCATCGGCATCCTGCACCGCAACATGTCGATCGAGGACCAGGCCGCGTACGTCGACAAGGTCAAGCGGTCCGAGTCGGGCATGATCACGAACCCAGTCACGACGAGCCCGGATGCCACCGTGGCCGAGGTCGACGCCGTCTGCGGGCAGTTCCGCGTCTCCGGCCTGCCGGTCGTCGAGGCGGACGGCACGCTGGTCGGCATCATCACCAACCGAGACATGCGCTTCGTCGCCCCGTTCGAGATGGGTACGACGCTCGTCCGCGACGTCATGACGAAGGCGCCGCTCATCACCGCGGCCGAGGGCATCGACCCCGAGGACGCCGTCGCGATCTTCGCGCAGCACAAGATCGAGAAGCTCCCGCTGGTCGACGCCGCCGGCAAGCTCCGCGGCCTCATCACCGTCAAGGACTTCGACAAGAGCGAGAAGTACCCGGACGCCACGAAGGACGACGAGGGCCGCCTGCGGGTCGGTGCTGCGATCGGCTTCTTCGGCGACGCCTGGCAGCGCGCCGAGGCGCTGCGCGACGCGGGCGTGGACGTGCTCGTCGTCGACACCGCGAACGGCGAGAGCGAGGGTGTGCTCGACATGGTCCGCCGTCTCAAGGCCGACCCGTCCTTCGCCGGCATCGACGTCATCGGCGGCAACGTCGCGACCCGACAGGGTGCGCAGGCCCTCATCGACGCGGGCGTGGACGCGGTCAAGGTCGGCGTCGGCCCGGGCTCGATCTGCACCACCCGCGTGGTCGCCGGCGTCGGCGTCCCGCAGGTCACCGCCGTGTACGAGGCGTCGCTCGCCGCGCGCGAGGCCGGCGTGCCGGTCATCGCCGACGGCGGGCTGCAGTACTCGGGCGACATCGCGAAGGCCCTGGTCGCCGGTGCCGACACCGTCATGCTCGGCTCGCTCCTCGCGGGCACCGACGAGAGCCCGGGCGAGCTCGTCTTCGTCGGCGGGAAGCAGTACAAGGCGTACCGCGGGATGGGCTCCCTCGGCGCGCTGCAGACCCGCGGCGAGAAGACCTCGTACTCGAAGGACCGCTACTTCCAGGCGGACGTCCCCTCGGACGAGAAGCTCATCCCCGAGGGCATCGAGGGTCAGGTCCCCTACCGCGGCTCGGTCGCGAACGCCGTCTACCAGCTCGTCGGCGGTCTGCGGCAGTCGATGTTCTACGTCGGTGGTCGCACGGTGCCGGAGCTCAAGGCCCGCGGCAAGTTCGTCCGCATCACCGCGGCCGGGCTCAAGGAGTCGCACCCGCACGACATCAAGATGGTCGTCGAGGCCCCGAACTACCGCGGCTGA
- the groES gene encoding co-chaperone GroES yields the protein MAVTIKPLEDRIVIRQVEAEQTTASGLVIPDTAKEKPQEGEVVAVGPGRIDDNGNRVPLDVAVGDKVIYSKYGGTEVKYSGEDLLVLSARDVLAVIEH from the coding sequence GTGGCCGTCACCATCAAGCCGCTCGAGGATCGCATCGTCATCCGCCAGGTCGAGGCGGAGCAGACCACCGCTTCCGGTCTCGTCATCCCGGACACCGCGAAGGAGAAGCCCCAGGAGGGCGAGGTCGTCGCCGTGGGCCCGGGTCGCATCGACGACAACGGCAACCGCGTGCCGCTCGACGTCGCCGTCGGCGACAAGGTCATCTACTCGAAGTACGGCGGCACCGAGGTCAAGTACTCCGGTGAGGACCTGCTCGTCCTCTCGGCGCGCGACGTCCTCGCGGTCATCGAGCACTGA
- a CDS encoding branched-chain amino acid ABC transporter permease, protein MGSITPPGSALMRRLRRGAPDRRKRLVLAAVLFLAFLATFAVDWAVSPAADAATSSPSASSSPSTGSASTADGPCVVSPTNGCIRGTILDSERKPASGVDVDVVGAGGFAQTATTDDSGRWSVSVTTAGQYTVSVDQDSLPKGQYLTNAADADRKVNATLNANVGQIFQLSDQQGATTSDDTSSVSAARAWQQLASGIRLGLLIALASVGLSLIYGTTGLSSFSHGEQVTLGGLLAYVFANQLGWNIWVTGIVVTLLCAATGYLQDAAIWRPLRRRRISLTQLMIVTIGLSIAAQYAFQYFFGASTVRIQQGNPETVTFAGLTLTVQSYVAMGIALVVLVGTGLFLAKTRFGRATRAVSDNPALAAASGIDVDRVIRFVWTLAAGLAGLSGVMLGLVLNGVNWQTGLQLLLLMFASVTLGGLGTAYGALVGSMIIGIVVELTNLVLPGDFKYATALVILILILLFRPQGIFGRAERIG, encoded by the coding sequence GTGGGTTCCATCACTCCGCCGGGGTCAGCGCTCATGCGCCGGCTCCGCCGTGGGGCACCAGACCGCCGCAAGCGCCTGGTCCTCGCCGCAGTACTCTTCCTCGCTTTCCTCGCCACCTTCGCGGTCGACTGGGCAGTGTCGCCCGCGGCCGACGCGGCGACGAGCAGTCCCTCCGCCAGCAGCAGCCCGAGCACCGGCAGCGCGTCCACCGCCGACGGCCCCTGCGTCGTCAGCCCGACGAACGGCTGCATCCGGGGCACCATCCTCGACTCCGAGCGGAAGCCCGCCAGCGGTGTCGACGTCGACGTCGTCGGCGCCGGCGGCTTCGCCCAGACCGCGACGACCGACGACTCCGGCCGCTGGTCCGTCTCGGTCACGACCGCCGGGCAGTACACGGTGAGCGTCGACCAGGACTCGCTGCCGAAGGGGCAGTACCTGACGAACGCCGCCGATGCGGACCGCAAGGTGAACGCCACGCTCAACGCCAACGTCGGCCAGATCTTCCAGCTGTCCGACCAGCAGGGCGCCACGACCAGCGACGACACGAGCAGCGTCAGTGCCGCACGTGCCTGGCAGCAGCTCGCCTCGGGCATCCGGCTCGGGCTCCTCATCGCCCTGGCGTCGGTCGGCCTCTCGCTCATCTACGGCACCACCGGCCTGTCGAGCTTCTCGCACGGCGAGCAGGTGACGCTCGGTGGTCTCCTCGCCTACGTGTTCGCGAACCAGCTCGGCTGGAACATCTGGGTCACCGGCATCGTCGTCACGCTGCTCTGCGCGGCCACCGGCTACCTGCAGGACGCGGCGATCTGGCGGCCACTCCGCCGTCGCCGGATCAGCCTCACCCAGCTGATGATCGTCACGATCGGCCTGTCGATCGCCGCGCAGTACGCCTTCCAGTACTTCTTCGGTGCCTCGACCGTCCGCATCCAGCAGGGCAACCCCGAGACGGTGACCTTCGCCGGCCTGACGCTGACCGTGCAGTCCTACGTCGCGATGGGCATCGCGCTCGTGGTGCTCGTCGGCACGGGCCTGTTCCTCGCGAAGACCCGCTTCGGCCGCGCCACCCGCGCCGTGTCGGACAACCCGGCGCTCGCCGCGGCGTCCGGCATCGACGTCGACCGGGTGATCCGGTTCGTGTGGACGCTCGCCGCCGGCCTCGCGGGCCTGTCCGGCGTGATGCTCGGCCTGGTCCTCAACGGTGTGAACTGGCAGACCGGTCTCCAGCTGCTGCTGCTCATGTTCGCGTCCGTCACGCTCGGCGGTCTCGGCACCGCGTACGGCGCCCTCGTCGGCTCGATGATCATCGGCATCGTCGTCGAGCTCACGAACCTCGTGCTGCCGGGTGACTTCAAGTACGCCACGGCCCTCGTGATCCTCATCCTCATCCTGCTGTTCCGGCCGCAGGGCATCTTCGGTCGCGCCGAGCGCATCGGCTAA
- a CDS encoding SDR family oxidoreductase, with translation MSDAASTTTFRPTRSIVTGAESGIGKATAVALAAAGMDVGITYLSEPERAEETAAEVRQAGQRAFVEQIDVTQLDQAAAVIDRLVTRLGGVDVIVADAGTGDNAPFLDLTLDQWRHTVATDLDGAFVTIQAAARHMVRQGTGGRVIGITSVHEHQPRYGSSAYDAAKHGLGGLLKTIAIELAEHGITANAVAPGEIATRMTGAEDEDPHTISRPGVPLGRPGNAWEIAAAVAFLASPASSYITGVSLPVDGGMLQMGPHGGSHITSDDWRSA, from the coding sequence ATGAGCGACGCTGCTTCCACGACCACTTTCCGTCCCACCCGCTCGATCGTCACCGGTGCCGAGTCCGGCATCGGGAAGGCCACCGCGGTGGCGCTCGCCGCCGCCGGCATGGACGTCGGCATCACCTACCTGTCCGAGCCGGAACGCGCCGAGGAGACCGCCGCCGAGGTCAGGCAGGCCGGGCAGCGGGCCTTCGTCGAGCAGATCGACGTGACGCAGCTCGACCAGGCCGCGGCAGTGATCGACCGGCTCGTGACACGGCTCGGCGGCGTCGACGTCATCGTGGCCGACGCCGGGACGGGCGACAACGCGCCGTTCCTCGACCTCACGCTCGACCAGTGGCGGCACACGGTCGCAACGGACCTCGACGGGGCGTTCGTCACGATCCAGGCGGCCGCACGGCACATGGTGCGACAGGGGACCGGCGGGCGGGTCATCGGCATCACGAGCGTGCACGAGCACCAGCCCCGGTACGGATCGAGCGCGTACGACGCCGCGAAGCACGGGCTCGGCGGACTCCTCAAGACCATCGCGATCGAGCTCGCAGAGCACGGCATCACCGCGAACGCGGTCGCGCCGGGCGAGATCGCGACCCGGATGACGGGCGCCGAGGACGAGGATCCGCACACGATCTCCCGTCCCGGGGTCCCGCTCGGGCGGCCGGGCAACGCGTGGGAGATCGCCGCCGCGGTGGCCTTCCTCGCGTCGCCGGCATCGTCGTACATCACCGGGGTGTCCCTCCCCGTCGACGGCGGCATGCTGCAGATGGGCCCCCACGGCGGCAGCCACATCACGTCCGACGACTGGCGCAGCGCGTAG
- the rarD gene encoding EamA family transporter RarD has translation MSEPTAARPARSEASVGVVQAIVAYGLWGLMPLLFAAMAPAGAFEIVAWRIVFGLVFCAVAIAVTRSWLRTRSLLAQRRVMLVMGLAAVLILVNWTVYVAATTTSHTVEAALGYFINPLVTIALGVVVLRERLRAAQWAAVGISVVAVVVIAVGYGQVPWISLALAFSFGLYGLVKKRVGGTVDALSGLTIETVWLLPIAVGALVVLGVTGLGGGVTFTSEGWPHVLVTVLTGPATAVPLLLFASSARRVSLSTLGLTQYLAPVMQLLVGVVVQHEAMPPARWIGFGIVWAALVVLTVDSFVAARAARRRTLAPTAAEPV, from the coding sequence GTGAGTGAACCGACAGCGGCACGTCCGGCACGCAGCGAGGCCTCCGTCGGTGTCGTGCAGGCGATCGTCGCGTACGGCCTGTGGGGGCTCATGCCCCTGCTCTTCGCGGCGATGGCGCCCGCCGGCGCGTTCGAGATCGTCGCCTGGCGGATCGTCTTCGGGCTGGTCTTCTGCGCCGTGGCGATCGCCGTCACCCGGTCGTGGCTCCGCACCCGCTCCCTGCTCGCCCAGCGTCGGGTGATGCTCGTGATGGGGCTCGCGGCCGTCCTCATCCTGGTGAACTGGACCGTGTACGTCGCCGCGACGACGACGAGCCACACGGTCGAGGCCGCGCTCGGCTACTTCATCAACCCGCTCGTGACGATCGCACTCGGCGTCGTCGTGCTCCGCGAGCGCCTCCGTGCGGCGCAGTGGGCGGCCGTCGGCATCAGCGTCGTCGCCGTCGTCGTCATCGCGGTCGGCTACGGACAGGTGCCGTGGATCTCGCTCGCACTGGCGTTCTCGTTCGGCCTCTACGGCCTGGTGAAGAAGCGGGTCGGCGGCACCGTCGACGCGCTCAGCGGGCTGACGATCGAGACCGTCTGGCTGCTGCCGATCGCGGTCGGGGCGCTCGTCGTGCTCGGCGTCACCGGTCTCGGCGGCGGGGTGACGTTCACGAGCGAGGGCTGGCCGCACGTCCTCGTCACCGTGCTCACCGGGCCGGCGACCGCGGTGCCGCTGCTGCTCTTCGCGTCGTCGGCGCGGCGGGTGTCGCTGTCGACGCTCGGACTGACGCAGTACCTGGCTCCGGTGATGCAGCTGCTGGTCGGGGTGGTCGTGCAGCACGAGGCGATGCCGCCCGCGCGGTGGATCGGCTTCGGGATCGTCTGGGCAGCGCTCGTGGTCCTGACGGTCGACAGTTTCGTGGCGGCCCGGGCCGCGCGCCGCCGGACGCTCGCGCCCACGGCAGCCGAGCCGGTGTGA
- a CDS encoding GuaB3 family IMP dehydrogenase-related protein, with protein sequence MTEVEIGAGKRGRRAYAFDDIAVVPSRRTRDPHDVSVQWSIDAFTFASPILSAPMDSVSSPATVIQMGKLGILGVLDLEGLWTRYEDPTPYYDEIKTLTDGNVTKRMQEIYSEPVKAELITARLAEIRAAGVPVAGSLSPQRTQEFSQTVVDAGVDLFVIRGTTVSAEHVSQNQEPLNLKKFIYELDVPVIVGGASTYTSALHLMRTGAAGVLVGFGGGAASTTRAALGIHAPMATAVADVAGARRDYMDESGGRYVHVIADGGLDTAGDIVKAIAVGADAVMLGTALARATEAPGGGFHWGAEAHHSELPRGRRVEVGQIAPLENVLNGPTPSWDGRANLVGALRRSMATTGYSDVKEFQRVEVVVAPYHRQ encoded by the coding sequence GTGACTGAAGTCGAGATCGGTGCAGGCAAGCGCGGCCGTCGGGCCTACGCGTTCGACGACATCGCGGTGGTCCCCTCGCGGCGCACCCGCGACCCGCACGACGTGAGCGTGCAGTGGTCGATCGACGCGTTCACGTTCGCGTCGCCGATCCTCTCGGCGCCGATGGACTCGGTGTCCTCGCCGGCGACGGTCATCCAGATGGGCAAGCTCGGGATCCTCGGCGTGCTCGACCTCGAGGGCCTCTGGACCCGGTACGAGGACCCGACGCCGTACTACGACGAGATCAAGACCCTCACCGACGGCAACGTCACGAAGCGCATGCAGGAGATCTACTCCGAGCCGGTCAAGGCCGAGCTGATCACCGCGCGCCTGGCCGAGATCCGCGCCGCCGGGGTGCCGGTCGCCGGGTCGCTCAGCCCGCAGCGCACGCAGGAGTTCTCGCAGACGGTCGTCGACGCCGGTGTCGACCTGTTCGTCATCCGCGGCACGACGGTCTCGGCGGAGCACGTCTCCCAGAACCAGGAGCCGCTCAACCTCAAGAAGTTCATCTACGAGCTCGACGTGCCGGTCATCGTGGGCGGCGCCTCGACGTACACCTCGGCGCTGCACCTCATGCGCACCGGAGCCGCCGGCGTGCTCGTCGGCTTCGGCGGTGGCGCTGCCTCGACGACCCGCGCCGCGCTGGGCATCCACGCGCCGATGGCCACCGCGGTCGCCGACGTCGCCGGTGCCCGACGCGACTACATGGACGAGTCCGGCGGCCGCTACGTGCACGTCATCGCGGACGGCGGGCTCGACACCGCCGGTGACATCGTCAAGGCGATCGCCGTCGGTGCCGACGCGGTCATGCTCGGCACCGCGCTGGCCCGCGCGACCGAGGCCCCCGGCGGTGGCTTCCACTGGGGTGCCGAGGCGCACCACTCCGAGCTGCCCCGCGGTCGCCGGGTCGAGGTCGGGCAGATCGCCCCGCTCGAGAACGTCCTGAACGGCCCGACCCCGTCGTGGGACGGTCGCGCGAACCTGGTCGGCGCACTGCGTCGCTCGATGGCCACCACCGGATACTCCGACGTCAAGGAGTTCCAGCGAGTAGAAGTGGTCGTGGCGCCGTACCACCGGCAGTGA
- a CDS encoding ABC transporter substrate-binding protein, with translation MTRTTRATTALAVAGAAALLLAACSTSGSAESTSSASAGGAKKDPAASCKAPDTPGTDALKIGTILPLTGTLSYLNPPAEAGVGLAVEDINSAGGVLDKDVSIDPATDSGDSNDMTVSSSAATKLVNAKVPVVIGAESSSVTLNVIDQLTSNCIVQISPANTATDLSGYSSHYFRTAPPDSVQGSALGQLITGDGNAKVAFLVFNDTYGTGLRDTVQKAVEDSGGQVVYGGKGKGQEFPPGQTTFSSEVTAALAAKPDAIVVLAFDETKSIIPELKSQNADMSKIYMSDGNTADYSKDFDPGTLEGAQGTIPGASPKDELKQRLSDYYQKTAGKGLTDYSYAAESYDATTLAALAAVKGKGTDSGTIQANMAAVSGADGGTKCETFKACKDLLDKGESIQYTGPSGIGPFDSKNDPSSAYIGIYKFDGDNKPVYQSAIQGSVSK, from the coding sequence ATGACCAGAACCACCCGTGCCACCACGGCACTGGCAGTGGCGGGAGCGGCAGCGCTCCTCCTCGCCGCGTGTTCCACCAGCGGCAGCGCCGAATCCACCTCGTCCGCCTCCGCCGGCGGTGCGAAGAAGGACCCGGCGGCGAGCTGCAAGGCCCCCGACACCCCGGGTACCGACGCGCTGAAGATCGGCACGATCCTCCCGCTGACGGGCACCCTGTCGTACCTCAACCCGCCCGCCGAGGCCGGTGTCGGCCTCGCGGTCGAGGACATCAACTCGGCCGGCGGCGTGCTCGACAAGGACGTCAGCATCGACCCCGCGACCGACTCGGGTGACAGCAACGACATGACCGTGTCGAGCTCGGCCGCGACGAAGCTCGTCAACGCCAAGGTGCCGGTCGTCATCGGTGCGGAGTCGTCCAGCGTCACGCTGAACGTCATCGACCAGCTGACGAGCAACTGCATCGTGCAGATCTCGCCGGCGAACACCGCGACCGACCTGTCCGGGTACTCGTCGCACTACTTCCGGACCGCTCCGCCGGACTCGGTGCAGGGTTCGGCGCTCGGCCAGCTCATCACCGGTGACGGCAACGCCAAGGTCGCGTTCCTGGTCTTCAACGACACCTACGGCACGGGCCTCCGCGACACCGTGCAGAAGGCGGTCGAGGACTCGGGCGGCCAGGTCGTCTACGGGGGCAAGGGCAAGGGCCAGGAGTTCCCGCCCGGCCAGACGACGTTCTCGTCCGAGGTCACCGCTGCGCTCGCCGCGAAGCCGGACGCCATCGTGGTGCTCGCCTTCGACGAGACGAAGTCGATCATCCCGGAGCTCAAGTCGCAGAACGCCGACATGTCGAAGATCTACATGTCCGACGGCAACACGGCGGACTACTCGAAGGACTTCGACCCGGGCACCCTCGAGGGCGCGCAGGGCACGATCCCGGGCGCCAGCCCGAAGGACGAGCTGAAGCAGCGTCTGTCGGACTACTACCAGAAGACCGCGGGCAAGGGGCTCACCGACTACTCGTACGCCGCTGAGTCGTACGACGCCACGACCCTGGCCGCACTGGCTGCGGTGAAGGGCAAGGGCACCGACTCGGGCACCATCCAGGCCAACATGGCTGCGGTGTCCGGCGCGGACGGCGGCACCAAGTGCGAGACGTTCAAGGCGTGCAAGGACCTGCTCGACAAGGGTGAGTCCATCCAGTACACCGGCCCGTCCGGCATCGGTCCGTTCGACAGCAAGAACGACCCGTCGAGCGCCTACATCGGCATCTACAAGTTCGACGGCGACAACAAGCCCGTGTACCAGAGCGCCATCCAGGGCTCGGTCTCGAAGTAA
- a CDS encoding ABC transporter ATP-binding protein has translation MSETYTHTKSDPILTVDGVTRHFGGMTAVDVDHLEVQRGTITALIGPNGAGKTTFFNLLTGFDKPSPGATTRFNGDTLQKTSATHIANKGMVRTFQLTKALSRLTVMQNMLLGARDQPGENFFVGLVPALWRKREREITAKAEDLLARFKLLEKKDDYAGSLSGGQRKLLEMARALMSDPTMIMLDEPMAGVNPALTQSLLGHIQSLRDDGMTVLFVEHDMHMVRHISDWVVVMAEGKVVAEGPADTVMDDRAVIDAYLGAHHDTDLGDDSLLTEETYEELAEEVAEEEAADDHHKADDHRKQDEQEATR, from the coding sequence GTGTCTGAGACCTACACCCACACGAAGTCCGACCCGATCCTGACGGTCGACGGCGTCACCCGGCACTTCGGCGGCATGACCGCGGTCGACGTCGACCACCTCGAGGTGCAGCGCGGCACCATCACCGCGCTCATCGGCCCGAACGGCGCCGGCAAGACGACGTTCTTCAACCTGCTCACCGGGTTCGACAAGCCGAGCCCCGGTGCGACGACCCGCTTCAACGGCGACACGCTGCAGAAGACGAGCGCGACGCACATCGCGAACAAGGGCATGGTGCGCACGTTCCAGCTCACGAAGGCGCTGAGCCGCCTCACCGTGATGCAGAACATGCTGCTCGGCGCCCGCGACCAGCCGGGCGAGAACTTCTTCGTCGGCCTGGTCCCGGCGCTCTGGCGGAAGCGCGAGCGCGAGATCACCGCGAAGGCCGAGGACCTGCTCGCGCGCTTCAAGCTCCTCGAGAAGAAGGACGACTACGCCGGCTCGCTGTCCGGCGGTCAGCGCAAGCTCCTCGAGATGGCCCGAGCGCTCATGTCCGACCCGACGATGATCATGCTCGACGAGCCGATGGCCGGCGTGAACCCCGCGCTCACCCAGTCGCTGCTCGGGCACATCCAGTCCCTGCGCGACGACGGCATGACCGTCCTCTTCGTCGAGCACGACATGCACATGGTCCGGCACATCTCGGACTGGGTCGTGGTGATGGCCGAGGGCAAGGTCGTCGCCGAGGGGCCGGCGGACACGGTGATGGACGACCGCGCCGTCATCGACGCGTACCTCGGTGCGCACCACGACACCGACCTGGGCGACGACTCGCTCCTCACCGAGGAGACCTACGAGGAGCTGGCCGAAGAGGTGGCGGAAGAAGAAGCGGCGGACGACCACCACAAGGCGGACGACCACCGCAAGCAGGACGAGCAGGAGGCGACCCGATGA
- a CDS encoding ABC transporter ATP-binding protein, whose translation MTDAPNAADASRASSPATGATGATATVDRGEPVLTAKNLVAGYLPGVNILNGCDLDCYPGELIGIIGPNGAGKSTLLKALFGLVSIREGSVSLQGEDITNLKANKLVQAGVGFVPQTNNVFPSLSIEENLQMGLYLRPKKFAERLEVIYDLFPVLGQRRTQRAGSLSGGERQSVAMARALMMDPKVLLLDEPSAGLSPVRQDETFIRTRRINKAGVSIIMVEQNARRCLQICDRGYVLDQGRNAYSGTGRELADDPKVIELYLGTLAKDVDSAR comes from the coding sequence ATGACCGACGCACCGAACGCAGCGGACGCGAGCCGCGCCTCCAGTCCGGCGACCGGCGCGACCGGCGCGACCGCGACGGTCGACCGCGGCGAGCCCGTCCTCACCGCGAAGAACCTCGTCGCCGGGTACCTGCCGGGCGTCAACATCCTCAACGGCTGCGACCTCGACTGCTACCCGGGCGAGCTCATCGGCATCATCGGCCCGAACGGTGCCGGCAAGTCGACGCTCCTCAAGGCCCTGTTCGGCCTCGTCTCGATCCGCGAGGGCTCGGTGTCCCTGCAGGGCGAGGACATCACCAACCTCAAGGCGAACAAGCTCGTGCAGGCCGGCGTCGGCTTCGTGCCGCAGACGAACAACGTGTTCCCCTCGCTCTCGATCGAGGAGAACCTGCAGATGGGCCTGTACCTGCGCCCGAAGAAGTTCGCGGAGCGGCTCGAGGTCATCTACGACCTGTTCCCGGTCCTCGGCCAGCGGCGCACCCAGCGGGCGGGCTCCCTGTCCGGTGGTGAGCGGCAGTCGGTCGCGATGGCCCGCGCGCTGATGATGGACCCGAAGGTGCTGCTGCTCGACGAGCCCTCCGCGGGCCTGTCGCCGGTGCGCCAGGACGAGACCTTCATCCGCACCCGCCGGATCAACAAGGCCGGGGTGTCGATCATCATGGTCGAGCAGAACGCGCGACGCTGTCTGCAGATCTGCGATCGTGGGTACGTGCTCGACCAGGGGAGGAACGCGTACTCGGGCACCGGGCGCGAGCTCGCCGACGACCCGAAGGTCATCGAGCTCTACCTGGGGACGCTCGCCAAGGACGTCGACTCCGCTCGCTGA
- a CDS encoding branched-chain amino acid ABC transporter permease → MDYILNLLSSLTQEALAPTTAAFALAAIGLNVHFGLTGLINMGQAAFLLLGAYGFAISITNGLPFVMAVLVALAVAIVFAVILGIPTLRLRGDYLAIVTISGAEIIRMVGRSSLLTNTTGGSNGIAGSAYRDPFNALSPLPDGTTSILWFTYSNNGVNGWWIRIAAWGLVALFTLVLFLLMRSPWGRVVKAIREDEDAVRSLGKNVYSYKMQALVFGGALGALAGVIYVLPSSVQPDAMGRSMTFFIWTALILGGAATVFGPVLGAILFFVVRLFVRTLAGDFIPDSIMNAQQAEQFSYVLVGVALMLLIVFRPQGLLGNKKELSFSV, encoded by the coding sequence ATGGACTACATCCTGAACCTGCTGTCCTCGCTGACGCAGGAGGCGCTCGCCCCCACCACAGCGGCGTTCGCCCTGGCCGCGATCGGCCTGAACGTGCACTTCGGTCTGACCGGCCTGATCAACATGGGCCAGGCGGCGTTCCTGCTGCTCGGTGCCTACGGCTTCGCGATCTCGATCACGAACGGCCTGCCCTTCGTCATGGCGGTCCTCGTCGCGCTGGCGGTGGCCATCGTCTTCGCCGTCATCCTCGGCATCCCGACCCTGCGGTTGCGCGGGGACTACCTGGCGATCGTGACGATCTCCGGTGCCGAGATCATCCGCATGGTCGGACGCTCCAGCCTGCTGACGAACACCACCGGTGGTTCGAACGGCATCGCCGGCTCGGCCTACCGCGACCCGTTCAACGCGCTGAGCCCGCTGCCCGACGGCACCACGAGCATCCTGTGGTTCACGTACTCGAACAACGGGGTCAACGGCTGGTGGATCCGCATCGCCGCGTGGGGCCTCGTGGCGCTCTTCACCCTCGTGCTCTTCCTGCTCATGCGCAGCCCGTGGGGCCGCGTCGTGAAGGCGATCCGCGAGGACGAGGACGCCGTCCGCTCCCTCGGCAAGAACGTCTACTCGTACAAGATGCAGGCGCTCGTGTTCGGTGGTGCCCTCGGGGCGCTCGCCGGGGTCATCTACGTGCTGCCGAGTTCGGTGCAGCCGGACGCCATGGGCCGCTCGATGACCTTCTTCATCTGGACCGCGCTCATCCTCGGCGGTGCTGCGACCGTCTTCGGTCCGGTGCTCGGGGCGATCCTGTTCTTCGTCGTGCGGCTGTTCGTCCGCACCCTGGCCGGGGACTTCATCCCCGACTCGATCATGAACGCGCAGCAGGCGGAGCAGTTCTCCTACGTGCTCGTCGGTGTCGCGCTCATGCTCCTCATCGTGTTCCGGCCACAGGGACTCCTGGGCAACAAGAAGGAGCTGTCGTTCAGTGTCTGA